The DNA sequence CATAGGCCAGCACGTTAAAAAGCGTGTAACCCCAGTATTCCTGTCGCCGGGCCCGCCCGGTGAAGCGGAAATAGTTCTTGGTGATACTGCGGATGAAATAGGTCCACACACCATCGCCCGGCAATGGTTGCGGCTTGCTGCCATAGGCTGGCGGCGCGGTCGGTGCCTGAGGTAGGGGACGCGGCTGCGGACTGGCGGTTACTGGCACCGCCGTCACGGAGGGTTCAGGCGCGGGCGCTTCAGCCTGCGGCGCAGGCCCCAGCGCGTAGATATCCCGCGCCTCATCGCCAAGGCCGATAAAGTCCACTTTCTGGCCGGGCGCGAGCGCGTTGTCGCCGCGGACCTGGCCCTGTGTGTAATTATAGCGAACGCCGTCATCCCCGAGGATCAGCCCCGGCCCGCCCGTACCATCTGCTTTCAGGACCTGCCCGCGCATCTGTTCACCCTCAAATACAGTTTCGCGAAGACTATCGGGAATACTTGGCCGGCTTGTCCAGTCTTTTAGATCCGCCTCAGAAGGTCAGTTCGTCTGCCCCCAGCGGCGCAAAATACTTGTCGACCATCTCATCCGGCACGTCTTCGATCGCCGCCGGGTTCCAGGACGGGGCGTTGTCCTTGTCGATGATGACGGCGCGCACGCCTTCCTGGAAATCGTGGCTCTGCACCTTCCGCCAGCCGATGCGGTACTCCATCTGCATGTTCTCGCGGAAACTGGTCAGCCGGCCCCCTTCGCGTAGCTGGCGCAGGGCCACCTTGATCGTCTCGGGCGATTTCGACCGCAGCGACTTTAGCTGGGACAGCGCCCAGTCGCCGCCATCGGCTTCCAGCGCGGCGACGATCTCTTCGGCGGTATCGAAGGCAAAGCAGCTGTCGATCACGGCGCGGTTCGCCTCGAAACTGCCTGCCGGGATGGAATGTGTCAGCGTCCGCAGGATCTCGTTCAGCATTTCGGCTGCGCCGACGGAGAAGTCCGCCGCGGCGATCTGCTTCATCAGGTTCGGCACGAGTTCCGAGGGAAGGAAATGCGTCGCCACGCGGGCCGCGGCAACGTCCACGCCTTTCAGCCGGTCGCCGGTCAGCGCCAGCCAGGTGCCAAGCTCACCGGCAAGGCGCGGCAGGAACCAGCCGCCGCCGACATCCGGGAACAGGCCGATGCCTGTCTCCGGCATGGCAAACAGCGTCCGCTCGGTCGCGACCCGGTGAGACCCATGCACCGACAGGCCGACACCGCCGCCCATGGTGACACCGTCCATAACGGCCAGCACGGGCTTCGGGAATTCATCCAGCGCGACGTTCATCCGGTATTCGGTGGCGAAGAAGACCCGCGCCTCGCTCGCATCGCCCGCGCCGCTTTCCGCCAGCATACGGATGTCTCCGCCGGCGCAAAAGCCACGCGTGCCTTCCTGATGGTCGATCACGACAAGGTTCACCGCGTCGTCGCCCGACCAGTCTTGCAGAGCCGACAGGATGGCCGCGCACATGGGCGTGTTCAGCGCGTGCAGAGCCGACGGGCGGGTCAGGGTGATCCGGCCAACGCCGCCTTCGACCCGGATGGAAACATCTTCAGTCATCAAAACCCCTCACTCAACCTTGAAATTCTACAAACAAACCGCGCGAGCTGTTAACCCGATTCTGGCATCTAAGCGGGGTTTCGCTCAGAGGGGAGTCTGGCGAATGTATGCGTTTGAGGTGGAAGCCCTCGATCGCAGGGAGGTCCGTTGCCAGGTTGAGGCTGTCGGGCGTCTCCGCATCGGGTGGCGTAAATGGGTGACTTGCGAGATCCGCGATATCTCGTGCGGCGGTGCGCGCATCGCTGTGGCCGAAGGTGTGGACCTTCCGGAACAATTCGTGCTGACCTCCTGCCTGTTCGACGGCGAGCGCGTCTGCATGCGCCGATGGGAGTATGGCAGCGAGACCGGCGTCGAGTTTATCTGACCAGTCTCGCGATACGCCATCAGTTCAGCGCACATCCCTCCAGCGTGATGCGGTGCATGATGCGCCGCTGGCCGTGATAATCATTCATCGCCCAGTGCCAGGTCGAGCGATTGTCCCAGAAGGCGATCGAGCCCGGTTGCCACTGGAAGCGATAGGCATTCTCCTGCTGCATGGCGTGGGCGTAGAGACGCGAGAGCAGCTCTTTTGAGGCCTCATCACTCTTGCCGACAATCTTCACCGTGAAAGCCGGGTTCACATAGAGCGCCTTCTTGCCGCTCAGCGGATGGGTGATGACCACAGGATGGGTCACGTCGGCCAGCACATCGGCGGCCGCCGCATTGCCGATCCGGTTCCCGCCGGCATCGGTGGTATTGTAATACGTCGCGCCGCTGGAGCCGAAAATGTGCTTGGCGGAGTGAACGGCGCGCAGGCCTTCGATCTCCGCCTTCGTGGCATCGTCCAGCGTCTCATAGGCGCGGTACATGGAGGCGAACATCGTATCGCCGCCACTTTCCGGAAGCTCCCGTGCGACGAGGATGGAACCCATGGCCGGCTCTTCGTCATAGGAGTGGTCCGTATGCCAACCGCCGCCGATATTGTCCTTCTGGTCCTCTTCCTTCGCGACCATGGCGATTTGCGGATAATCCGGGTGCGCGGCGAAGAAGCGGTTCACATTGATCGGCGCCCAGCGCTCGGCAAAGGTGATATGGTCGTCTTCGCTCAGCTCCTGGTCGCGGAAGAAGATGACGCCATGCTCGGCATAGGCCTGCCGGATCGCGGCGAACTCGGCCGCCGACAAATTCTTCAGGTCAATTCCGGTGATTTCTGCGCCCACGCCGGGCAAGGCTTCGATCTGCATGGCTTCCTCCCAATGTGCCTTTTAGGCATCTTGAGTGCCACTATACCGCCTGCGAGCTCAACCGAAAATGGTTTCCCTTGCGCGAGTTTAATCATACCGCCGGTATGGCCCGCTCGATCAGGCGCGTCTGGTCGACATCCGGCGAGACATCGCCATAGAGGAGACCATTGCGGTCGCGGCTGAGCCGTTGCGCGCAGAAGGCCTCGAACACGAAATCGGGCGCCATTTCGTGAAGCGCGGCGCCTTGCAGCGCCAGCGCCGCATCCCGGGCAAAGCCGCGGGCCGTGCCTTCGTGCAAGTTCCCGGGGGTAAAATATTCGGCAAGACGGCCGGCATGCGCATCATAGGCATGGTGCCGGCCGAGCGGCTTTTTCAGCTCCGCCTGCACGGCTTCGAGGCTGTCCGGCTCCCGCGAGAGGGCGCGCAACACATCCAGCGCGATGACATTGCCACTGCCTTCCCAGATCGCATTCAGCGGCGACTGGCGGAAGAGGCGCGGCATCGGGCCTTCCTCCACATAGCCTGCCCCGCCATGGCATTCGAGTGCCTCATAGACGAAGCCCGGCTGGCGCTTGCACACCCAGTATTTCGCAAGCGGCGTGGCGAGGCGCATGAAGGCCGCCTCCTGGTCGTCCGTTGCTGCCCGGTCGAGGCTGGCGCCAACGCGCATCGCGATCGCGGTGGCCGCTTCGCTTTCGATCACGAGGTCCGCCAGCACGGCGCGCATGGCGGGCTGATCGATCAGCGCCTTCTGGAAAGCCCGGCGCTGCGAGGTGTGCCACAGCGCCTGCACCAGTGCGGCGCGGATGCCGCCGGTTGAGCCCAGTATACAGTCGTATCGCGTGTGCTGGACCATATCGATGATGGTACGCACGCCCCGGCCCGCCTCGCCCAGCCGCTCGGCCCAGGCGCCATGGTATTCAATCTCTGAAGAAGCATTGGACTTGTCGCCCATCTTGTCCTTCAGGCGCATGACATGGATGCCGTTGCGCGTGCCGTCCGGCTTCCAGCGCGGCACGAGGAAACAGGTGAGCCCTTCATCCGTATACGCAAGGGTGAGGAAAGCGTCAGACATCGGGGCGGAGCAGAACCATTTGTGCCCGGTGAGGATGTACGCGCCCTGCCCGTCCGGCACGGCGCGGGTCGTGTTGGCGCGCACGTCGCTGCCGCCCTGCTTCTCCGTCATCGCCATGCCGATGGTGACGCCGGTCTTCTTGTCTGCCGGAATGAAGCGCGGGTCATAGGACGCGGCCTGCACGCGCGGCACCCATTTGCCGGCAATCTCCGGATCGGCCTGCAGCGCGGGCACGCAGGCATAGGTCATCGACATCGGGCAGGTCACACCCGCATCGGCCTGGTTCATCAGGATCATCATCGCGCCATGCAGCACATGGCCCGCCTCGCCTGCATTCCAGGCCGAAGCAGACAGCCCGCTGTCCAGCCCCAGCGACATGAGGTTGTGATAGGCCGGGTGGAACTCCACCTCGTCCAGCCGGTGGCCGAACCGGTCAAAGCTTTTCAGCTTCGGCAAATTCTCCTGCGCCTGCCGCGACCAGTCCTGCGTCTCAAACGCGCCGCAGCGCTTGCCGAACTCCGACAGTTTCGCTGCGTGCACGCCGCCGCCCGCCTTCTCCACCGCGCCCTTCAGCGCCTTGTCAGACGCGAACAGGTCGACATCGCCGAAGGCTTTCGGCTGGTTGGAGACGGTGTGCGTCTCAAGCTCTGACTGGGGTGCGTAGTATTGCATGGCGAGGCCCTCCGCCTGTGGTGTGGCCCCTACCATAGGTCGCCGCCCGCACCCCCGGAAGGGGGCGGGGCGTCACATTCCTATTGTGCGAACGCCAGATCGTCGAACCAGCCTGCCTCACCCGCCCCGGCGCCAATGGGGCTGCCGGGGGGTACGTCGACTTCGGTCACGCCGGGCGTGGCGGCGGGGGCCGGACGGTCCAGATGCGCCGCGATCTTGCGCTGCAGGTCTTCGCGGGCAGCCGCATCAACCGGATCTGTCCGCCGGGTCGGCTTCAGGCGCTGGCTCATCCCTTTCAGGAAGGCATCGGCCCGCATCGTGACGCCCGGCGACGCGGCCGGGTCACTCGCGAGCGTGATCAGCGAGGAGACAAAGCGCGCCTGCTGGCGGCGGCGGATCTCGGCCTGGCGCAGCGTCGGTGCGGGCGTAAAGACTTCCCGCTCCAGCCCGGCCAGCATTTCCTCGAACGACAGCGCGCCCGGGTCACGACGGCTCGTTTCCACAAGCCGCGCGGCGCGGGCCGGGTTCAGCAATGCATCAATGGTCGTCTGCGAGGCCGTATCGGCGGCGGTCAGCAGGTCGAACATCGGGCCGGTGTTGCCGGGGAAATATTCCGCCCCGCCCGTATTGTAGGAGAAGGCCGCGAGCGGCGGGGTCAGCTGGTTCAGCACAGTGTCCGGCAGGTCCAGAGACGTCGGCTCCAGCGTGACCAGCAGCGCCGCAAGGGCTGCCCGCTGGCGCTGCGCGGCAACGGGATGCGCCATGCCGCCGCCATCGCCCCGGCGGGAATAATAGAACTCATACCCGCCGACGGACTTTGCCGCCGCTGCCACCTGATAGCGATGATAGAGATAGACCGGCACCAGCGTCTGGCGCAGGCGCGACGTATTCGCCCCCGGCTCAATCACGTCGAGGCCGAAACGGTCCAGCGCAATCTTCCGCACACGCAGCGTGTTGTAGAGCTCGGCAATCGGATCGTCGCCATTGTCCCAGACGCTGCCATAGGGTTGAGCCGTGCCGATGCCGCGGGCTTCCGGGTCGTCCACGAAGCGCAGTCCGCTGCCATAGGCAGCGCGCAGCAGCGTATCGCCTTCGGCATCTGCATCTCTGCCTTCCGGATACTGGGCGTAAAGCCAGGTCGTAGCGACCTTGTCCCATTCGCCGATGCCAACGGCATAGGCCTCAGAGAAGTCGAGCTGGCCGTTCCCGCTGACCTTCACCCACGGCGCCGGATAATCCATCACCGAAGCGCGGTCATTCGTGGAGGCGGCGAAATTATGCGCGAAGCCCAGCGTGTGGCCGACTTCATGCGCGGCAAGCTGGCGAATACGGGACAGCGCCACTTGTACCGGATCGTCCGCCTCGCCTGTGCCCGTCTTTGACGCGCCGGCCAGCCCTTCGAAGATCATCCGGTCCTGCCGCACGCGCTGGCTGCCGAGGATGACATTGGCTTTCAGCATCTCACCTGTGCGCGGGTCATACACACCGCCGCCATAGGACCAGCCGCGCGTCTGGCGGTGCACCCACTGGATCACATTGTAACGGATATCGAGCGGATGGGCGCCCTCCGGCAGGACTTCCACACGATAGGAGTCCGGGAAACCTGCCGCCACAAACGCGTCGGCCCACCAGGATGCGCCTTCGATGAGTGCATCACGGATCTCAGGCGGCGCACCGGAGTCGACATAAAAAACAATCGGTTCCTTCGCCGGGCTGGAAGCGGCGGCCGGGTCCTGCTTCTGCAGCCGGAACCGGCGCGCATAGGACTTGCGCACCTGGCCTTCCAGCGGCGCGGAGAAGTCATAATAAGGTACATCGATCGTGCCGCTGCGCACATCAAAGGCGCGCGGCGTGTAGCCATCGTCCGGCAGGCGTACCAGCGAGACATGCTGAACCAGCGTGATCGCCCGGCCATCGGCGGCGGTCGCCAGCACTTCGGCTTTCGGGTCTTCGCTCGTCAGCGTGAGAAAGGCGTCGAACTCGACATTGTCAGGGAAAGCGAGCGCGGCGGTCGCATCCGGCATGGACCGGTCTGCCGCCAGCGAAAAGGCCCCGCCCTTCGGGTTGCGCTTCAGAGCGCCTTTCACATCCAGCGCATCGCGCGTGAGATAACCGGAAATGTCGACCAGCAAGTCTCCGCTCCGGCTTTCCGCGATCACATCGCCGGACCAGAGGAAGGAGCTGGCGAAGGACTGACGTACAGCCTTCTTCTCCAGCGGATTATCGGCGCTGGCCACGTAGACCCAGTTTTCCTGCTCCGCGATCAGCTTCTTGCCAACACGGCGGAAGGCGATGAGAGAGCCACCATCGAACAGGCCCCGGTCCAGCCCAATCGGGTTGGAGCCGAGCCCGGCTGTCAGCCCGGTCGCCTGGATCGCACGCAGCGAGACGCCATCTTCGTCCGGCTTCGGGAAGGCCGCCAGGATACGCCCGGCTTTGGCATCGGCATAATACGGCAGGAAACCATCAGCGCGGGTCAGGCCGCTTGTCGCCTCGCCCCAGCTCTTCGGATCGTCAGCCGCTGCCGCCCCCGCCCAGACCAGTGCCAGAACCGAAAACAGGAAAGCCGCCAATCCGCGCATACCGAAACTCCATTTGCCGGGAACTGGCCGCACGGTGCCGCATAAGGGAGATGGGTTCAATGCTTGCCGTGAGAGGAGTCACCGATACCACCAGGAAAAACCGGCCCCGGGCCGTTTCCGGCCGCCAATCGATCAGCCACACAGAAAAGCGCTGGACTTTTTATTGATATTCGATATCACGCCGATCCCGCCCGGTCCCGGGCAAACCAATTTCGGACAGACTATGCAACCAGCCTCCCACCGCGCCAGCCCCATCCTGAGCCCCCTCATCATCCTGTGGGCACTCACCCTGGCGGCGCAGCTGGCAGGGCTGGCCTATGGGGTCGCGCAGGCCGGCGACAGCGTGGCGGCGGTGCTGCTGCCGAGTGCGGCGGTCCTGACATTGGTGACGCTTCCGCTCATATGGCTGGGCCTCGTCCTCGGACCCCGGACCGGCCTCGGCGCGCCCCTGTTGATAGACTTGCTGGACAATGTACCGGGGACGGGGTCGCGCTTGCTCAGACGCGCGCTGTCGGCCTGTCTTCTCGGTTTGGTGTTTGGCGCGGCGATGGTGGGGCTCAGATTCGCGTTGTTGCCCTATCTTCCGGCGGACATGCCGGCGCTGGGCTTTCGCGGTCCGGTCGGCGGGCTGTTGGTTTCGATCGCAGCTGGAATCGGCGAAGAAGTCTGGTTCAGGCTGGGGCTGATGACGCTTCTTGTCTGGGCCGCCTCCCGCCTGTTGCGTCAGGAGCGCCTCCATCCTTTGATGGTCTGGCTCATCATTGTCCTGACAGCGCTGGCCTTCGGTCTGGCCCACCTGCCCCAACTCGCCTTGTTCGAGGCGGCAACCCCCTTTTCGATCTGGGGTACGATCCTTGGAAACTGTGCGGTCGGCAGCCTCTTTGGCTGGCTGTATTGGAGGTATGGGTTGCTCGCCGCCATGGTCGGCCACTTCTCAGCAGATGTCGTCATCCACGTCCTGCCCGCTCTCTTCCTCTAGCAGGTGATAGCGGGAGCACGCAGCTACCGCGGACAATCAAGGAGCGACGACTGGTCACATCTAGTCCAGCCTCTCCGAATGCAACCAAAGTGATTAATCATTGCTCCCATAGAAAGAATGCAAGACCATAACGGCAAAGGAAATTTCCCTTGGAGCTCGATATGTTTACGATCAGTTGGACCCAGCACCCCGTGGGTCACGGCGGCTTTCATTCTGGAAAGGCCGCACTCAATGGGGCCACTGTAGTCAGTTGGGTATTCGACTGTGGGTCAAAAAGAACTGCAAAATTTGATAATTACCTGAAGACGTGGATCAGCAGTCAGCACACCTCGTTAGACTGGTTGTTCATATCTCATTTTGACATGGACCACGTTAGCGGCATTGACACGCTGATGATGGGAATCCCGGTCACGAACGTCATGATCCCGTACGTCAATGATGAAGAACTGGCACTTGTCCTGCTCCACGAAATTCGCCGAGGCAAAGCGAGCCGCATGCTTGTCGAGCTGATTGCAGACCCGGCTGGCTTCTTTTTGTCGCGTGGCGCGACCAACATCTACTTCCTTGGAGAAGGTTACCCAGATGAATCAGGAGAAGGTCGTGGTGACAAAGCCCCTGACTCCCCAGGCAGGAAAGAAAAGTGGCCAGCAAAAATAGAACCTTCCCCTAAAGAAGTGCCCCCCCCACTACTAAAAGCCCCCCTAAAATCGCAACAAGCTGTCTACGTCATCAATGCCATCACCTGCGATATTCTTTCTGCTGACGGAACCGCCGGATTACTCCTAAAGCCATATCGGGCGCCGATCTCCACAGCCCAAAAATCCGGGATTGTTTCTGAGTTAGAGACGCTGACAGGGACTTTCGTCTCGCAAAACAAACCGGGTCTGGGGGAACTGGCATACTCAATTGCGCTACACGCCCGAACAGCAAACGGGCGCAGAGACTTGCAAGGAGTTTTCAAAGCTCATGCAGGCTCGTCCAATCGGTCCTCCTTGTCACTACTAAGTATTCCACAATACCAAAACAAGAACTGCATTTATTGGGCTTTGAAATCCCCCCAATACAGACGTTATGGCCAAACAGCTCCCGGCTGGATGAATACAGGAGACGCAGAACTGCTCGAACACACAGACCTCGATCATTGGTGCTCCCACTACCGTAACTACTTGAAGCAGGTTAGGGTACTCGCCCTACCTCATCACGGATCTGATAAAAACTCGGATCACAGACTACAGGACGAATGCAACGGCGCAATGTTGACAGCACACGTCAAAA is a window from the uncultured Hyphomonas sp. genome containing:
- a CDS encoding acyl-CoA dehydrogenase family protein, which encodes MQYYAPQSELETHTVSNQPKAFGDVDLFASDKALKGAVEKAGGGVHAAKLSEFGKRCGAFETQDWSRQAQENLPKLKSFDRFGHRLDEVEFHPAYHNLMSLGLDSGLSASAWNAGEAGHVLHGAMMILMNQADAGVTCPMSMTYACVPALQADPEIAGKWVPRVQAASYDPRFIPADKKTGVTIGMAMTEKQGGSDVRANTTRAVPDGQGAYILTGHKWFCSAPMSDAFLTLAYTDEGLTCFLVPRWKPDGTRNGIHVMRLKDKMGDKSNASSEIEYHGAWAERLGEAGRGVRTIIDMVQHTRYDCILGSTGGIRAALVQALWHTSQRRAFQKALIDQPAMRAVLADLVIESEAATAIAMRVGASLDRAATDDQEAAFMRLATPLAKYWVCKRQPGFVYEALECHGGAGYVEEGPMPRLFRQSPLNAIWEGSGNVIALDVLRALSREPDSLEAVQAELKKPLGRHHAYDAHAGRLAEYFTPGNLHEGTARGFARDAALALQGAALHEMAPDFVFEAFCAQRLSRDRNGLLYGDVSPDVDQTRLIERAIPAV
- a CDS encoding DUF805 domain-containing protein; this translates as MRGQVLKADGTGGPGLILGDDGVRYNYTQGQVRGDNALAPGQKVDFIGLGDEARDIYALGPAPQAEAPAPEPSVTAVPVTASPQPRPLPQAPTAPPAYGSKPQPLPGDGVWTYFIRSITKNYFRFTGRARRQEYWGYTLFNVLAYVVAFFLDVFLSAIVFGGDDFLPLFLALWFLYQIIPSIAVTVRRLHDQDLSGWLYLVTWVPYIGWLVIFVFMLIDSRPDPNVHGPSPKYDPSADTFI
- a CDS encoding TauD/TfdA family dioxygenase — translated: MQIEALPGVGAEITGIDLKNLSAAEFAAIRQAYAEHGVIFFRDQELSEDDHITFAERWAPINVNRFFAAHPDYPQIAMVAKEEDQKDNIGGGWHTDHSYDEEPAMGSILVARELPESGGDTMFASMYRAYETLDDATKAEIEGLRAVHSAKHIFGSSGATYYNTTDAGGNRIGNAAAADVLADVTHPVVITHPLSGKKALYVNPAFTVKIVGKSDEASKELLSRLYAHAMQQENAYRFQWQPGSIAFWDNRSTWHWAMNDYHGQRRIMHRITLEGCALN
- a CDS encoding CPBP family intramembrane glutamic endopeptidase is translated as MQPASHRASPILSPLIILWALTLAAQLAGLAYGVAQAGDSVAAVLLPSAAVLTLVTLPLIWLGLVLGPRTGLGAPLLIDLLDNVPGTGSRLLRRALSACLLGLVFGAAMVGLRFALLPYLPADMPALGFRGPVGGLLVSIAAGIGEEVWFRLGLMTLLVWAASRLLRQERLHPLMVWLIIVLTALAFGLAHLPQLALFEAATPFSIWGTILGNCAVGSLFGWLYWRYGLLAAMVGHFSADVVIHVLPALFL
- a CDS encoding zinc-dependent metalloprotease, which encodes MRGLAAFLFSVLALVWAGAAAADDPKSWGEATSGLTRADGFLPYYADAKAGRILAAFPKPDEDGVSLRAIQATGLTAGLGSNPIGLDRGLFDGGSLIAFRRVGKKLIAEQENWVYVASADNPLEKKAVRQSFASSFLWSGDVIAESRSGDLLVDISGYLTRDALDVKGALKRNPKGGAFSLAADRSMPDATAALAFPDNVEFDAFLTLTSEDPKAEVLATAADGRAITLVQHVSLVRLPDDGYTPRAFDVRSGTIDVPYYDFSAPLEGQVRKSYARRFRLQKQDPAAASSPAKEPIVFYVDSGAPPEIRDALIEGASWWADAFVAAGFPDSYRVEVLPEGAHPLDIRYNVIQWVHRQTRGWSYGGGVYDPRTGEMLKANVILGSQRVRQDRMIFEGLAGASKTGTGEADDPVQVALSRIRQLAAHEVGHTLGFAHNFAASTNDRASVMDYPAPWVKVSGNGQLDFSEAYAVGIGEWDKVATTWLYAQYPEGRDADAEGDTLLRAAYGSGLRFVDDPEARGIGTAQPYGSVWDNGDDPIAELYNTLRVRKIALDRFGLDVIEPGANTSRLRQTLVPVYLYHRYQVAAAAKSVGGYEFYYSRRGDGGGMAHPVAAQRQRAALAALLVTLEPTSLDLPDTVLNQLTPPLAAFSYNTGGAEYFPGNTGPMFDLLTAADTASQTTIDALLNPARAARLVETSRRDPGALSFEEMLAGLEREVFTPAPTLRQAEIRRRQQARFVSSLITLASDPAASPGVTMRADAFLKGMSQRLKPTRRTDPVDAAAREDLQRKIAAHLDRPAPAATPGVTEVDVPPGSPIGAGAGEAGWFDDLAFAQ
- a CDS encoding PilZ domain-containing protein, with product MYAFEVEALDRREVRCQVEAVGRLRIGWRKWVTCEIRDISCGGARIAVAEGVDLPEQFVLTSCLFDGERVCMRRWEYGSETGVEFI
- a CDS encoding enoyl-CoA hydratase/isomerase family protein, producing the protein MTEDVSIRVEGGVGRITLTRPSALHALNTPMCAAILSALQDWSGDDAVNLVVIDHQEGTRGFCAGGDIRMLAESGAGDASEARVFFATEYRMNVALDEFPKPVLAVMDGVTMGGGVGLSVHGSHRVATERTLFAMPETGIGLFPDVGGGWFLPRLAGELGTWLALTGDRLKGVDVAAARVATHFLPSELVPNLMKQIAAADFSVGAAEMLNEILRTLTHSIPAGSFEANRAVIDSCFAFDTAEEIVAALEADGGDWALSQLKSLRSKSPETIKVALRQLREGGRLTSFRENMQMEYRIGWRKVQSHDFQEGVRAVIIDKDNAPSWNPAAIEDVPDEMVDKYFAPLGADELTF